Genomic DNA from Paucilactobacillus hokkaidonensis JCM 18461:
TTACCATTATAGTGTCGTTACTCTTTACTATGATTTGCATGCTTTTATATCATATGTTTGGTCGTGTGGGAGTATTATTCGCGGTCTTGCTGGCATTAATTCAAGTAATTGTAACTGGCCAAGTATTTCCAAATGCAATGTTATCCGGATTCTATCAAGCCGTCGGCAGTATTTTGCCAATGACTTACGCAATTCATGGCTTTGAAGCTTTGATCAATGTTGCTGGTTACAGCGTCTGGGGTGCAATTGCACTGTTGATTATTTTCACTGCTGTGTTGGGTGGAATTGCTTATCTGATTGATTTGGTATTGAAACGGCGAAGTGATAATGTGGATTTACCAGGAAATGATGAGTAATGGTTTAACCATACTTTCTATTTAAAACGTGCTCGCGACCACACTCACTTCGCTACGATGTCGATTGTACTATGCCGAAAACCGGCAAGTACAAGTCGCAGATGACTACATGTAACAATAAAATGGTACTTAGGAATGGTCACAAGTCGACCATTCCTAAGTACCATTTTTTCGTTACATTCCGTCGTCTAACCGTGGTCATTTGCACTCTGACCAAATTTTATAGTGTATTTAATGCTCTTTAATGTAATTAGTTTGCATTTAATGCTAAAATTTGTATAATGTTAGTCAACATTAGTCAAAGAATGGGGAATCAGTGATGGAAGGTCAAAATATTTCAGATATCATTGAGCAATATCTCAAGAGTATTTTATCTGATTCTGAGCACGTGGAAATTCGACGGTCTGAGATCGCCAATTTGTTCGACGTCGTCCCATCACAAATTAACTATGTGATTAAAACTAGGTTTACCATTCAAAATGGATACTTAGTGGAAAGCAAACGTGGTGGTGGCGGCTACATCAGAATTGAACGAGTTAATTTACTTGATGATGTTGGTGTATTAAATACACTCATTTCGGTGATTGGTGATGAGATCAATGAGCACGACGCTGTCTCAATTATTCAAACATTGTATGATGAAGACGTGATTAGCCGACGTGAAGCCGACTTAATGGCGGTGATGGTCTCAAAAGAAACCCTGGCATTAGCTGATCGGCAAGTTGCTAATGTGTTACGGGCGCATGTATTAATTTCACTATTGAACCGGCTACGTTACGAGAGTTAGAAAGAGGGGCATTGCGATGAACAACCTATTTACACCAAGTGCAAAAAATGTTTTGGTATTAGCTCAAGAACAAGCTAAGTACTTTAAGCACCAAGCAGTGGGTACAGAACATCTATTATTAGCATTAAGCATTGAACAAAATGGCATCGCAAATAAAGTATTACAACAATTTACGGTTACTGAAGATGACATTCGAGAAGAAATTGAACGATTTACCGGCTATGGCACACTAAGCAATGTCGATAAGGATACTTATCTTCCTTATTCACCAAAGGCCAAAGAAGTGTTAGCAGTTGCTGGGGATGAGGCTAAACGTTTGGGAGCCGTTAAAATCGGTACTGAACATCTGTTATTGGCTTTATTAAGTGATGAAAGCATTTTGTCTTCACGTATTTTGATGAATTTAAACGTTGACTTGGTGCAAACACGCAAGATTATTTTGCGTCGTTTAGGGGTTACCGATACACCCAAACGTCACCAAGCTAATCGGGCTAAGACAGCCCAGCAACAACCAGAAGGAACACCAACTTTGGATTCGCTGGCACGTGATTTAACGCAAAGTGCTCGTGAAGATAAAATGGATCCCGTTGTCGGGCGGGAGCAAGAAGTTCGACGAGTTATCCAAATTTTAAGCCGTCGCACTAAAAACAACCCGGTTTTGATCGGTGAACCAGGGGTTGGTAAAACTGCAATTGCTGAGGGCTTAGCACAACGAATCGTGGCTGGAAATGTTCCTGAAGACATGGCTGGCAAACGAATTATGATGTTAGACATGGGCTCACTCGTTGCGGGTACTAAATATCGTGGTGAGTTTGAAGATCGTTTAAAAAAGGTGATTGATGAAATTTATCGTGATGGGCAAGTCATTTTGTTCATTGATGAATTACACACGCTAATCGGTGCTGGGGGTGCTGAAGGTGCAATTGATGCATCTAACATTTTGAAACCGGCATTAGCACGTGGAGAGTTACAAACTATTGGTGCTACAACATTAGATGAGTATCAAAAATATATTGAATCAGATGCAGCATTAGAACGACGTTTTGCAACTGTCCAGGTTGATGAACCAACAGAAAACGAATCGATTGCTATCCTTAAAGGGCTGCGTAGTCGTTATGAAGAACATCACCATGCGGAAATTACCGATGAAGCGGTTGAACAGGCAGTTAAATTATCAGCTCGTTACATTAGTGATCGTTTCTTACCCGATAAGGCCATTGATTTAATGGATGAGGCCGGCGCCAAAGTACGAATTGATGCACAAGACAAACCTTCAAAGCGTTCTAAACAAGCTGATAAACTAACTAAGTTAAGAGCACAAAAAGAAACAGCCATTGAATCGCAAGATTTTGATTTAGCTGCTAAACTACGACAGCAAGAGTTAAAATTAAAAAATAAATTGGAACAACAAGTTGCCGGGGATGATGATGAAAAACCGCATTATGATTTACAGGTAACGGAAGAAGACGTTGCTCAAGTTGTGGCAGAGTGGACTGGAATTCCATTGACACAGTTACAAAAAAGCGAAAGCGATCGTTTAGTGAATCTGGAAAAAGTACTTCATGAACGTGTAATTGGTCAATCAGAAGCCGTTTCTGCGGTGTCACGGGCAATTCGACGGGCCCGAAGTGGATTGAAAGATCCAAATCGTCCCATTGGTTCATTTATGTTCCTTGGACCAACCGGTGTTGGAAAAACAGAACTAGCTAAAGCTTTGGCAGAAGCAATGTTTGGTTCAGAAGACAATATGATCAGAGTCGACATGTCTGAATATATGGAAAAATACAGCACAAGTCGGTTGATTGGTGCTGCACCAGGGTATGTTGGTTATGATGAAGGTGGACAATTAACCGAAAAAGTTCGGCAACATCCTTATTCAGTAGTTTTACTTGATGAAGCTGAAAAAGCCCATCCGGACGTTTTTAATTTACTGTTACAAGTACTTGATGATGGTTACTTGACGGATGCAAAGGGACGGCGAGTTGATTTTCGAAATACTATTTTGATTATGACTTCTAACCTTGGTGCAACGACTTTACGTGATGAAAAGGAAGTTGGCTTTGGTGCCAAGGACGTTCAAGCTGATTACAAGGCAATGTCATCAGCAATTATGGAACAATTAAAGCTGCATTTCAGGCCGGAATTTTTGAATCGAATCGATGAGACAGTTGTGTTCCATTCATTAACGAAACCAGAATTACATCAAATTGTTAAATTAATGTCCAAACAAGTGATCAAACGAGTTGCTGAACAAGCAATTAACGTAAAGATTACATCGGCAGCAATTGATGTCGTTGCCGACGCTGGATTTGATCCAGAATACGGTGCACGACCAATCCGCCGAGCATTGCAAACACAAGTTGAAGACCGATTGAGCGAGGCAATGCTTGCCGGTGACATCAAAATTGGTGATACGGTAACAATTGGTGCACGCAACAGTAAGATTAGACTTAGTGTTGTCGACGATCAGCAGAATTCAAGATTAATTGAGGACGGGAGTGTGAAGCAAGGCGGTTAAGCTCTGAGCATTAGCATAATATATTTAATAATCCCTGAGCTTGGGATTATTGAATATATTGGGCTAAGCGGAAGAGCTTGCCTTGCGAAACACGTTCAATCCATAAAAGCAAAGAAAGGGTGCAGCAAAAATTGCTGCACTCTTTGTTTGAAAATAAAACAATTTCAACCAGTGCAAATCTGCTAAATATTGTTAACCAAAGTGTTGGAAAAGGTGAGTCAAACACCACCAAAGCTCGTTAACAACCACAATCTAAAAATTTAGGTTGTCAAAAGTCAAAATTCAGGTGATAATTGAACTTGCAATTGGGAACAAGAAGAATGAAAATGGAGTATGCGAGTTATAACTAAGGGGTAGATGAAATGAAACGAGCTGAGCAATTGGAAAAAACAAGAACATCAATTTTAAATACGGCTAGGAAACTTTTTTTACAAAATGGGTATCAAGGAACTTCTACAAGAGATATCGCAAGTCAGATTGGAATAACGCAACCGGCATTGTATCACCATTTTAGTGATAAAGAGGTTATCTTTTTAGAAGTAATCTCACAGGTTGGTAGTGAAGTCCGTAATGGAATTAACAAGGTAATGCGTAAAAGTGATTTAGATCCAGTCGATCGTTTGACTCAGATTACGCAGGTTATCACACATTTGCATCCAAATAACGTTTTTTCACTGATTCATGGCAGCTTTAAAGAGCTTAAGCCAGGGAGCCAACGTAAATTAGCCATGATTTTTAACATGGATTATTTGGATCCAATTTCAGAATACTTCAAATTGCCAGAGGTTCAGTTACGTCCTGAGATTCTACCATCTGAAGCAGCAGAGTTCTTTATATCTAGCTTGAGTCCTATCTTTACAAGCTTCCACCGAATTGGCGGCGACTCATTGTCAGATGAGGAACAAACGAGATTACTGTTACGCTTAATTTTATTTGGAATTGCCCAAGAAAAATAGTCAGCATGGTGTTCACTGCTTGACTTATCAATAAAAAAAACTTATACTACTTTCTGTATGTAACTGTGAGTTTATTTGAACCGTGTGATCTATTGTCCATACGATTCTTCATATGAAACCAAAGACAGCAATGCTGTTTTTGGATTTTTTTTGCTCAAAAGTTGATAAAATTGCAATTTGTAATCAAATTGTAATATTTCTTTTGAGATAAACGCACTGAATAAATTTGAGAGGTGAACAGCTTGGCCGGACATTTAGTTAAATACGGTAAACACCGTACCCGTCGTAGTTACTCACGAATCAAGGAAGTTCTTGATTTGCCTAACCTGATCGAAATCCAAAGCGATTCTTATCAATGGTTCTTGGATGAAGGTCTCCGGGAAATGTTTGATGACATTATGCCGATTGATGATTTCCAGGGTAACTTGTCCCTAGAATTTGTTGATTATCAATTATTAGACCCGAAGTATACAGTGGATGAGGCACGTGAACATGATGCCAATTATTCTGCTCCTTTGCATGTTACTCTACGTTTAACAAACCACGAAACTGGTGAAATTAAATCGCAAGATGTATTCTTTGGTGACTTCCCATTAATGACTGATCAAGGAACTTTTATCATTAATGGTGCAGAACGGGTAATCGTTTCACAATTGGTTCGTTCGCCAGGAATTTACTTTAATGAAACATTAGATAAAAATGGTCGTCCTAGTTTTGGGGCAACTTTTATTCCTAACCGTGGAGCTTGGCTTGAATATGAAACAGATGCCAAGGGAATTTCGTATGTTCGGATTGACCGAACTCGTAAGGTTCCATTGACAGAATTAGTTCGTGCCTTAGGATTCGGTTCTGACGATGAAATTATTGAAATGCTTGGGAATAACGAGTCATTGTCATTGACGATTGATAAAGATATTCACAAGAATAACGAAGATTCACGTGTTGAAGAATCGTTGAAAGATATTTACGAACGACTCCGTCCAGGTGAACCCAAAACAGCTGACTCATCACGTAGTCTGTTAACAGCACGTTTCTTTGATCCAAAACGATACGATATGGCTCCTGTTGGCCGTTATAAGACTAATAAGAAGCTTGATTTGAAGACTCGTTTATTAAACCAAACGTTAGCTGAAACACTGGCTGATCCAGAAACTGGTGAAGTAATTGCTCAAAAAGGTGACATTGTCACTAAAGAAGTGATGCATGATTTAGCACCATATTTGGATCAAGATGACTTCAAGACGATCACATATAATCCATCTGAAGAAGCTGTTGTTACAGAACCAGTCGAATTACAAAAAATTATGGTTTACTCAAAGGTTGATCCAGAACGTGAAGTACCAATGATTGGTAACGGTCATATTGACTTAAAACTCAAGCATATTCAACCTGCTGATATCTTAGCTTCAATGAGTTACTTCTTTAACTTACAAGAAGGTATTGGTAACACAGATGATATTGATCACTTGGGTAACCGTCGTATTCGTTCGGTTGGTGAATTACTTCAAAACCAATTCCGAATCGGTTTATCACGGATGGAACGTGTTGTTCGTGAACGGATGTCAATCCAAGATAGCGCTACTGTGACACCACAACAATTGATCAACATTCGACCAGTTGTGGCTTCAATCAAGGAATTCTTTGGTTCATCACAACTATCACAATTCATGGATCAAACTAACCCACTTGGCGAACTAACGCATAAACGTCGTCTATCAGCCTTGGGACCTGGTGGTTTGACTCGTGATCGTGCCGGTTATGAAGTTCGTGATGTGCACTATACGCATTACGGCCGGATGTGTCCGATTGAAACACCTGAAGGCCCTAACATTGGTTTGATCAATAGTCTGTCAAGCTATGCGCGGGTTAACAAGTATGGATTCATCGAAACACCATATCGTCGTGTTTCTTGGGATACACACATGGTTACTGATCGAATTGATTATTTAACCGCCGATGAAGAAGATAACTTTGTTATTGCACAAGCTAACTCGCCATTGAAAGATGACGGTGCGTTTGTTGATGATACCGTTATGGCTCGTTCAAAATCAGAAAATATTGAAACTAGCATTGAAAACATTGACTATATGGATGTTTCACCTAAACAAGTAGTTTCTGTTGCCACTGCATGTATTCCTTTCTTGGAAAACGATGATTCTAACCGTGCCTTGATGGGTGCCAACATGCAACGTCAAGCGGTTCCTTTGCTCGATCCTCATTCACCACTAGTTGGTACTGGGATTGAATATAAAGCAGCCCATGACTCTGGTGTTGCTTTGCTAGCTAAATATCCTGGGACAGTTGAATATGTTGATGCACGTGAAATTCGTGTTCGACGTGAAGACAGTGCTTTAGATACCTACAAATTAATGAAATTCCGCCGTTCAAATGGTGGTAAAAACTACAACCAACGTCCAATTGTTAAATTAGGCGATCAAGTCGATGCTAGTGAAATCTTAGCTGATGGGCCATCAATGGAAAACGGTGAATTAGCATTAGGCCAAAACCCATTGATTGCCTTCATGACATGGCAAGGTTATAACTTCGAAGATGCCATTGCGATTAATGAACGTTTAGTTCGTGATGACGTTTATACTTCAATTCATATTGAATCATATGAGTCAGAAGCACGTGATACAAAACTTGGACCAGAAGAAATGACTCGTGAACTTCCTAACGTCGGTGAAGATGCTTTGAAAGACCTTGACGATGATGGAATTGTCCGTGTTGGTGCTGAAGTTCAAGATGGTGATATCTTAGTTGGTAAGGTTACTCCTAAGGGTGTGACTGAATTATCTGCTGAAGAACGTTTACTCCATGCTATCTTTGGTGAAAAATCACGTGAAGTTCGTGATACATCATTGCGGGTACCTCATGGTGGTGGCGGAATCATCCAAGATGTTAAAATCTTTACTCGTGAAAACGGGGATGAATTATCACCTGGTGTTAACATGATGGTTCGTGTCTACATTGCTCAAAAACGTAAGCTTCAAGTTGGAGATAAAATGGCTGGACGTCATGGTAACAAAGGGACTGTCTCTGTGGTTATTCCACAAGAAGATATGCCATACATGCCAGATGGAACACCAGTTGATATCATGCTTAGCCCCATGGGTGTGCCTTCACGTATGAATATCGGTCAAGTTATCGAATTGCATTTAGGAATGGCTGCTAGAAAGTTAGGCATTCACGTTGCAACTCCAGTCTTTGATGGTGCCAATGATGATGATGTTTGGGAAGCTGTTAAAGAAGCCGGCTTACCAGCTGATGGTAAGACTGTGCTTTATGACGGCCGTACTGGGGAAGCATTTGATAATCGTATCGCCGTTGGTGTGATGCATTATATGAAACTTGCCCACATGGTTGATGATAAGATTCATGCTCGTTCAATCGGACCTTACTCATTAGTTACCCAACAACCACTTGGTGGGAAAGCACAATTTGGTGGCCAACGTTTCGGTGAAATGGAAGTTTGGGCATTGGAAGCTTATGGTGCTGCTTATACACTGCAAGAAATTTTGACGTACAAGTCAGATGATGTGGTCGGCCGTGTTAAAACTTATGAAGCCATTGTTAAGGGTGAACCAATTCCAAAGCCTGGTGTACCAGAATCATTCCGTGTGCTGGTAAAAGAATTGCAAGCTCTTGGATTGGACATGAAAGTGCTTGATGGCAAACATCAAGAAATCGAACTCCGTGATATGGATGAAGATGGTGACGATGTTGTCAATGTTGATGCATTGAGTAAATATGCTGAAAAGCAGGCACAACAAAATCAGGCACCAGTACAAGATGCTCAAGTTAAAGGCCAGGCGCCACAAGAAGAAACTAAGCAAGATTAATTCGCAAATAATTGCAGTTATTAAGTTAAGGAGGATCATCCTTTGATTGATGTCAATAATTTTGAAAGCATGCAAATCGGTCTGGCATCACCAGATAAGATTCGCAGTTGGTCGTATGGGGAAGTAAAAAAGCCCGAAACAATCAACTACCGAACTTTGAAACCAGAACGTGACGGCTTGTTTGATGAACGAATTTTCGGACCTACTAAGGACTGGGAATGTGCTTGTGGTAAGTACAAGCGGATTCGTTATAAAGGTGTTGTGTGTGATCGTTGTGGGGTTGAAGTTACTCGTTCTAAAGTACGTCGTGAACGGATGGGCCATATTGAATTGGCTGCACCTGTAACTCATATTTGGTACTTTAAGGGTATTCCAAGTCGAATGGGTCTTGTACTAGACATGAGCCCACGCGCTTTGGAAGAAATCATTTACTTTGCATCATATGTTGTCTTAGATGGTGGTGATACACCACTTGAAAAGAAACAACTATTGTCAGAGCGTGATTATCGTGATAAAAAGTTGGAATATGGCAACAAGTTCAGTGCTGAAATGGGTGCTGAAGCTATTCGAAAGTTGCTTGAAGAAGTTGATCTTAAAAAAGAAGCTGCTGAATTAAAGGAACAATTGAAAGAGGCTTCTGGCCAAAAACGGACGCGTGCCGTTCGTCGTTTGGACATTTTGGAAGCATTCCTCAAGTCAGGTAACAAGCCTGATTGGATGGTAATGGATGTTGTCCCAGTTATGCCTCCAGATCTACGACCAATGGTTCAGTTGGAAGGTGGCCGTTTTGCTACATCTGACTTGAATGATTTGTACCGTCGAGTTATCAACCGTAATAACCGTCTCAAACGTTTACTAGATTTGAACGCTCCTGGAATTATTGTTCAAAACGAAAAGCGGATGTTACAAGAGGCCGTTGATGCTTTAATTGATAATGGTCGTCGTGGACGTCCAGTTGCCGGTCCCGGTAACCGTCCATTGAAGTCACTATCTCATTTATTAAAGGGTAAGCAAGGACGATTCCGTCAAAACTTACTTGGCAAGCGGGTTGATTATTCTGGCCGTTCCGTTATCGATGTTGGTCCTTCATTACGAATGAACCAAATGGGCCTTCCTGTGCCAATGGCAATGGAATTGTTCAAACCATTTATCATGAAAGAATTGGTTAAACGGGATTTGGCTTCTAACATTAAGAATGCTAAGCGTAAGATCGATCGTAAAGATGATGATGTGTATGATGTTTTGGAAGATGTGATTAAGGAACACCCAGTGTTACTTAACCGAGCACCTACATTGCATCGTTTGGGAATTCAAGCTTTTGAGCCAGTTTTGGTATCAGGAAAAGCAATGCGAGTTCATCCACTTGTGTGTGAAGCTTACAATGCCGATTTTGATGGTGACCAAATGGCCATTCACGTGCCTTTATCTGATGAAGCTCAAGCAGAAGCACGGTTATTAATGCTTGCTGCGGGTCATATTCTAGCTCCTCGTGATGGAAAACCAGTGGTTACACCATCACAAGATATGGTTATCGGTAACTATTACCTGACAACTGAAGATGCTGGTCGTGAAGGCGAAGGAATGATCTTCAAGGATAGTGACGAAGCCCGTACAGCATATCAAAATGGTTACGTTCATTTGCATTCACGTGTTGGTGTCTTGGCTTCTTCAATGGATGCTAAGCCATTTACTACTGAACAAAAGAGTAAGGTATTGATGACAACTGTTGGAAAATTGATTTTCAATGATATTTTACCAACAGATTTCCCATACCTGAACGAACCAACTAACGATAACTTAACTGATAATATTAGTGACAAGTATTTCTTGGCTCCTGGTGAGGATCTAAAAGCACATTTTGCTGATGCACCATTGATTCCACCATTCAAGAAAGGCTTTCTATCAGATATTATCGCTGAGGTTTACAAGAAGTATAAGGTTACGGCCACTTCATTATTGTTGGACCGAATGAAAGATTTAGGTTATGACGAATCAACTATTTCTGGCTTAACAGTGGGTATCTCAGATATCACTGATTTAAAAGAAAAACCTGAGATTATTGCTAAGGCACATAAAGAAGTTGCCACCGTTTCTAAGCAATTCCGTCGTGGATTGATTACTGACGATGAACGATATGAGCGTGTTATCGGTATTTGGAATGATGCTAAAGATGAAGTACAACAAAAACTGATTGATAGCATGGATCTGCATAACCCCATCAATATGATGAGTGATTCCGGTGCCCGTGGTAATATTTCAAACTTTACTCAATTAGCAGGTATGCGTGGATTGATGGCTGCTCCTAATGGTAAAATCATGGAATTACCGATCATTTCAAACTTCCGTGAGGGATTAACTGTGTTGGAAATGTTTATTTCTACCCATGGTGCCCGTAAAGGTATGACTGATACGGCCCTTAAAACGGCCAACTCAGGTTACTTGACTCGGCGATTAGTCGATGTTGCGCAAGACGTCATTGTTCGTGAAAAGGATTGTGGAACTGATCGTGGTTTGAAAGTTACATCAATTACTGATGGTAATGAAATGATCGAACCTTTATATGATCGTATTTTAGGCCGATACACGATGAAGTCAGTTGCTAATCCTGATACGGGTGCCCAGATCATTGGTAAGAACATGATGATTGATGAAGATGCTGCGCAAGCAATTATCGATGCTGGTGTTACTGAAGTTACTATTCGTTCAGCATTCACATGTAATACTAAACATGGTGTTTGCGAACGTTGTTACGGCCGTAATGCTGCTACTGGTGACAAAGTTGAAGCCGGTGAAGCTGTCGGAACCGTTGCTGCTCAATCAATTGGTGAACCAGGAACGCAATTAACAATGCGTAACTTCCATACTGGTGGTGTGGCTGGTAACGAAGATATTACTCAAGGACTTCCTCGTATTCAAGAAATTGTTGAATCACGAAACCCTAAAGGTAAATCTGAAATTACTGAAGTTACAGGTACAGTTGAATCAATCGAAGAAAATCCAGCTGAACGGACCAAAGAAGTTACAATCAAGGGTGAAACAGATACCAGAACGTACACTTTGCCTATCATTTCTCGGATGAGAGTTGCTGAAGGTGACTTCATCCATCGTGGAACTGCGCTTAATGATGGATCAATTGATCCTAAAGAGTTGTTGCAAGTTCGTGATGTCTTATCTACTGAAACTTACCTGTTAGGTGAAGTTCAGAAGGTTTACCGTATGCAAGGGGTAGAAATTCTAGATAAGCACGTGGAGATCATGATTCGTCAAATGATGCGCAAGGTTCGGATCATGGATCCCGGTGATACAGATGTATTGCCAGGTGCCTTGATGGATATTGATGAATTCCGTGATGATAATTATAAGACACTGATTGCTGGTGGCGTTCCAGCTACTGGCCGTCCAGTAATCTTGGGTATCACGAAAGCCGCACTTGAAACTAACAGTTTCTTGTCAGCTGCTTCATTCCAAGAAACAACCCGTGTGTTAACTGATGCTGCTATTCGTGGCAAAAATGACCCATTAGTTGGTTTGAAGGAAAATGTTATCATCGGGAAGATTATTCCTGCTGGTACAGGAATGGCTGAGTATCGTGGTATTAAGCCTAAAGAAGTTGGCGTTGCGTCAACTGAAGGGGTTTACTCAATTAGCGATATTGAGAAACAGATGAAAGAAAAAGAGTAGAGTGTGAAAAGCCACGTTTAAATGTCGTGGTGTAACGTAAAAAGAGCAGGTACGATTCGAATTCTAAATCGTACCTGCTCTTTTTACGTTGCACAATAGACATTTGCGGCTTTTTACACGTTTGATCAATTAAAATAAAAAATAGTATCCTCATAAAGTTGTCATATTTCGATAAAAGTAAACAAATTAGGAAAACTAACCACAAACAGAAAAGAAAATGATAAAAATGGAACAAAGGCCAATTGTCCTTTATGTTTCATAACAACGAAATATAATATTGCAACAGAAGAACTAATTGCCAATACAACCATTGTTACTGTGAACCCAGATATAAGTTGAAACAAAATGATTAATTCAACGTCACCAAATCCAATTCCGTGAGTTACCAAAACAAAAAATCCTAGAATCAAAAGTGTTGCCAATAGTAATAGCCAATTTTGTAACGAGAATCCATTCCAACGCACTAGAATTAACAGTCCAGGTACAAATCCAATCAGGCTAGGACTGTAAATAAAATGTTGGAATTGGTCTGTAGCAGCACAAAAAGTTAGCGTTGAGCTAATGCAAATCCAAGCCAAACTTGGTGTCAATTCATATTGTGGTAGGGTAGTGAAAAATAATCCCAGTGCAATTTCATTGATTGTGGAGAATGCAGAAATCAATTTGTGACAAAAATGACAACGTCCATGCTGCATGATATAACCTAAAATTGGAATCAATTGCCAATTTCTAAGTTGCCGGTTACATTGATCACAGTGGGAACGAGGTACAATTATCGATTGGTGCGTAACTATTCTAGCTGCACATAAAGTTAAGAATGATGCAAGACAGGCGCCATAAACAAAGTATAAAATTTTTAACATAAATATCCCTCCTAATATATAACTACGCAAAAAAGGGCTATTTTTTATTTTTTTAGTTTCAAATTTAATTTTTGATGTGAAAGAACGTTGACACTCTAGTTTTGGCGTGCTATCCTAATAAAGGTGCTTTTTTAGCAACGCAGTTACTCTGTCGAACGACAGGCTTGTGCTGTCGTCGATGAGTATCACAATTTAACACGATCTTTGTGTGTTTTTTTTTACGAGATAAAAAGAACCACCTGGATGTGTGGACTTAAAACGAACTTAAGAACGAGAAAGGGGAACTAATTTCATGCCTACAATTAACCAATTGGTACGTAAAGGACGCAAGTCCCATAGTAAAAAGTCAAATGCTCCTGCATTGAGCTTTGGCTATAACAGTTACAAAAAGTCAGCAGTTGTTAACCCATCACCACAAAAACGAGGAGTTGCTACCCGTGTCGGTACTATGACACCCAAAAAGCCTAACTCTGCTTTACGTAAGTATGCGCGTGTGCGTTTATCTAACTTGATCGAAGTTACAGCTTATATTCC
This window encodes:
- a CDS encoding DNA-directed RNA polymerase subunit beta; its protein translation is MNSLAGHLVKYGKHRTRRSYSRIKEVLDLPNLIEIQSDSYQWFLDEGLREMFDDIMPIDDFQGNLSLEFVDYQLLDPKYTVDEAREHDANYSAPLHVTLRLTNHETGEIKSQDVFFGDFPLMTDQGTFIINGAERVIVSQLVRSPGIYFNETLDKNGRPSFGATFIPNRGAWLEYETDAKGISYVRIDRTRKVPLTELVRALGFGSDDEIIEMLGNNESLSLTIDKDIHKNNEDSRVEESLKDIYERLRPGEPKTADSSRSLLTARFFDPKRYDMAPVGRYKTNKKLDLKTRLLNQTLAETLADPETGEVIAQKGDIVTKEVMHDLAPYLDQDDFKTITYNPSEEAVVTEPVELQKIMVYSKVDPEREVPMIGNGHIDLKLKHIQPADILASMSYFFNLQEGIGNTDDIDHLGNRRIRSVGELLQNQFRIGLSRMERVVRERMSIQDSATVTPQQLINIRPVVASIKEFFGSSQLSQFMDQTNPLGELTHKRRLSALGPGGLTRDRAGYEVRDVHYTHYGRMCPIETPEGPNIGLINSLSSYARVNKYGFIETPYRRVSWDTHMVTDRIDYLTADEEDNFVIAQANSPLKDDGAFVDDTVMARSKSENIETSIENIDYMDVSPKQVVSVATACIPFLENDDSNRALMGANMQRQAVPLLDPHSPLVGTGIEYKAAHDSGVALLAKYPGTVEYVDAREIRVRREDSALDTYKLMKFRRSNGGKNYNQRPIVKLGDQVDASEILADGPSMENGELALGQNPLIAFMTWQGYNFEDAIAINERLVRDDVYTSIHIESYESEARDTKLGPEEMTRELPNVGEDALKDLDDDGIVRVGAEVQDGDILVGKVTPKGVTELSAEERLLHAIFGEKSREVRDTSLRVPHGGGGIIQDVKIFTRENGDELSPGVNMMVRVYIAQKRKLQVGDKMAGRHGNKGTVSVVIPQEDMPYMPDGTPVDIMLSPMGVPSRMNIGQVIELHLGMAARKLGIHVATPVFDGANDDDVWEAVKEAGLPADGKTVLYDGRTGEAFDNRIAVGVMHYMKLAHMVDDKIHARSIGPYSLVTQQPLGGKAQFGGQRFGEMEVWALEAYGAAYTLQEILTYKSDDVVGRVKTYEAIVKGEPIPKPGVPESFRVLVKELQALGLDMKVLDGKHQEIELRDMDEDGDDVVNVDALSKYAEKQAQQNQAPVQDAQVKGQAPQEETKQD
- the rpoC gene encoding DNA-directed RNA polymerase subunit beta' gives rise to the protein MIDVNNFESMQIGLASPDKIRSWSYGEVKKPETINYRTLKPERDGLFDERIFGPTKDWECACGKYKRIRYKGVVCDRCGVEVTRSKVRRERMGHIELAAPVTHIWYFKGIPSRMGLVLDMSPRALEEIIYFASYVVLDGGDTPLEKKQLLSERDYRDKKLEYGNKFSAEMGAEAIRKLLEEVDLKKEAAELKEQLKEASGQKRTRAVRRLDILEAFLKSGNKPDWMVMDVVPVMPPDLRPMVQLEGGRFATSDLNDLYRRVINRNNRLKRLLDLNAPGIIVQNEKRMLQEAVDALIDNGRRGRPVAGPGNRPLKSLSHLLKGKQGRFRQNLLGKRVDYSGRSVIDVGPSLRMNQMGLPVPMAMELFKPFIMKELVKRDLASNIKNAKRKIDRKDDDVYDVLEDVIKEHPVLLNRAPTLHRLGIQAFEPVLVSGKAMRVHPLVCEAYNADFDGDQMAIHVPLSDEAQAEARLLMLAAGHILAPRDGKPVVTPSQDMVIGNYYLTTEDAGREGEGMIFKDSDEARTAYQNGYVHLHSRVGVLASSMDAKPFTTEQKSKVLMTTVGKLIFNDILPTDFPYLNEPTNDNLTDNISDKYFLAPGEDLKAHFADAPLIPPFKKGFLSDIIAEVYKKYKVTATSLLLDRMKDLGYDESTISGLTVGISDITDLKEKPEIIAKAHKEVATVSKQFRRGLITDDERYERVIGIWNDAKDEVQQKLIDSMDLHNPINMMSDSGARGNISNFTQLAGMRGLMAAPNGKIMELPIISNFREGLTVLEMFISTHGARKGMTDTALKTANSGYLTRRLVDVAQDVIVREKDCGTDRGLKVTSITDGNEMIEPLYDRILGRYTMKSVANPDTGAQIIGKNMMIDEDAAQAIIDAGVTEVTIRSAFTCNTKHGVCERCYGRNAATGDKVEAGEAVGTVAAQSIGEPGTQLTMRNFHTGGVAGNEDITQGLPRIQEIVESRNPKGKSEITEVTGTVESIEENPAERTKEVTIKGETDTRTYTLPIISRMRVAEGDFIHRGTALNDGSIDPKELLQVRDVLSTETYLLGEVQKVYRMQGVEILDKHVEIMIRQMMRKVRIMDPGDTDVLPGALMDIDEFRDDNYKTLIAGGVPATGRPVILGITKAALETNSFLSAASFQETTRVLTDAAIRGKNDPLVGLKENVIIGKIIPAGTGMAEYRGIKPKEVGVASTEGVYSISDIEKQMKEKE